In Capsicum annuum cultivar UCD-10X-F1 chromosome 7, UCD10Xv1.1, whole genome shotgun sequence, one genomic interval encodes:
- the LOC107852026 gene encoding glycolate oxidase 1, whose amino-acid sequence MEEITNVMEYEEIAKKKLPKMVYDYYASGAEDQWTLAENRNAFSRILFRPRILIDVSKIDMTTTVLGFKISMPIMVAPTAMQKMAHPEGEYATARAASAAGTIMTLSSWATSSVEEVASTGPGIRFFQLYVYKDRNVVAQLVRRAERAGFKAIALTVDTPRLGRREADIKNRFVLPPFLTLKNFEGLDLGKMDEANDSGLASYVAGQVDRTLSWKDVQWLQTITKMPILVKGVLTAEDARIAVQSGAAGIIVSNHGARQLDYVPATISALEEVVKAAQGRIPVFLDGGVRRGTDVFKALALGASGIFIGRPVVFSLAAEGEAGVRKVLQMLRDEFELTMALSGCTSLKEITRNHIVTEWDAPRAALPAPRL is encoded by the exons ATGGAGGAAATTACCAATGTTATGGAGTATGAGGAGATTGCCAAGAAAAAGTTGCCAAAGATGGTCTATGACTACTATGCCTCGGGTGCTGAGGACCAGTGGACTCTGGCTGAGAACAGAAACGCCTTCTCAAGAATTCT GTTTAGGCCCCGTATTCTGATTGATGTGAGCAAAATCGACATGACCACCACAGTGCTAGGATTCAAGATTTCAATGCCTATCATGGTTGCACCAACAGCCATGCAGAAAATGGCACATCCTGAAG GGGAGTATGCTACAGCTAGAGCAGCATCCGCAGCAGGGACAATCATG ACATTGTCATCTTGGGCCACTTCCAGCGTTGAGGAGGTTGCTTCAACAGGACCTGGCATCCGTTTCTTCCAGCTTTAT GTCTACAAGGACAGGAATGTTGTTGCTCAACTTGTGAGGAGAGCTGAAAGGGCAGGTTTCAAGGCTATAGCCCTTACAGTTGATACCCCAAGGCTCGGGCGTAGAGAAGCTGATATTAAGAACAG ATTCGTGTTGCCACCATTTTTGACATTGAAGAACTTTGAAGGATTGGACCTTGGCAAGATGGACGAA GCTAATGACTCTGGATTAGCTTCGTATGTTGCTGGTCAAGTTGATCGCACATTGAGTTGGAAG GATGTGCAGTGGCTCCAGACTATCACTAAAATGCCGATCCTGGTAAAGGGTGTACTTACAGCTGAGGATG CTAGGATTGCAGTTCAGTCTGGAGCGGCTGGTATCATTGTGTCAAACCACGGTGCTCGCCAACTCGATTATGTCCCTGCTACAATCTCGGCTCTTGAAGAG GTCGTGAAAGCTGCACAAGGCAGGATTCCTGTATTCTTGGATGGAGGTGTCCGCCGTGGAACAGATGTCTTCAAAGCTTTGGCACTTGGAGCTTCAGGCATTTTT ATTGGAAGGCCAGTAGTTTTCTCATTGGCTGCTGAAGGAGAAGCTGGAGTCAGAAAAGTGTTGCAAATGTTGCGCGATGAGTTTGAGCTAACCATGGCACTGAGTGGCTGTACCTCACTGAAGGAGATCACTCGGAACCACATTGTCACTGAGTGGGACGCCCCACGTGCTGCTCTTCCAGCCCCAAGGTTGTGA
- the LOC107852028 gene encoding bystin, whose amino-acid sequence MGKKRERLTNPEPFLHDDDSKSKASSKKRSKAPKSHQQQQQVISSSMSSKILKEALLQQKEVDEEEARERNPNALVFDEDVAARAVQEEEDNDDIDNFSGFQETQSQFGDLEDDVDKMLLEDEKLLEAFFSTQNRPERTLAQVLIEKSKEQNAKASSVQPVPKLDESIIELYKGVGKHLSKYNSGKMPKAFKHIPSLQYWEDVLYLTEPEKWSPNAMYQATRIFASNLGVKKAERFYKFVLLPRVRDDIRKNKRLHFALYQSLKKSLYKPAAFNKGILFPLCESRTCTLREAVIFGSVIEKVSIPHLHASVALLKLAEMEYCGTTSYFIKLLIEKKYALPYRVLDAMVAHFMNFFEETRVMPVIWHLSLLVFVQRYKTELRKEDKANLRSLVERQRHRLITPDILREIEKSRSRGEKEDDPMSIASPLSVINKAIEEDRFDIPDVPMEED is encoded by the exons ATGGGGAAGAAAAGAGAACGGCTGACAAATCCAGAACCCTTCCTTCACGATGATGATTCCAAATCCAAAGCTTCCTCCAAAAAACGCTCCAAAGCTCCTAAATCTCATCAGCAGCAACAACAG GTTATATCTTCTAGCATGAGCTCGAAGATATTGAAGGAGGCGTTACTTCAGCAAAAGGAAGTAGATGAAGAGGAGGCGCGAGAGAGAAATCCAAACGCTTTAGTTTTCGATGAGGATGTTGCAGCTAGAGCTGTACAGGAGGAGGAGGACAACGATGACATTGATAATTTCAGTGGTTTCCAGGAGACCCAAAGCCAGTTTGGTGATTTGGAG GATGACGTTGACAAGATGCTATTGGAGGATGAGAAGCTATTGGAGGCGTTCTTTTCTACTCAAAATCGCCCTGAACGCACATTGGCCCAAGTCCTTATTGAGAAGAGCAAGGAACAAAATGCAAAAGCTTCTTCAG TGCAACCAGTGCCCAAATTGGATGAATCAATCATTGAGTTGTACAAAGG TGTTGGCAAGCATCTTAGCAAATACAATTCAGGCAAGATGCCAAAAGCATTTAAACATATTCCTTCATTACAATATTGGGAAGATGTTCTATATTTAACAGAACCTGAGAAATGGTCACCAAATGCAATGTACCAAGCCACAAGAATATTTGCTTCAAATTTGGGTGTCAAGAAGGCAGAACGCTTCTACAAGTTTGTGTTGCTCCCACGAGTTAGAGATGATATTCGCAAGAATAAGAGATTGCATTTTGCTCTGTATCAATCTTTAAAGAAATCTCTTTATAAGCCTGCTGCCTTCAATAAGGGAATCTTGTTTCCTTTGTGTGAG TCAAGGACATGCACCTTGAGGGAGGCTGTCATCTTCGGGAGTGTTATTGAGAAGGTCTCCATTCCGCATCTTCATGCTAG TGTAGCGCTGCTGAAACTTGCAGAGATGGAGTATTGTGGTACAACAAG ttatttcatcaaattactgattgagaagaaatatgcTTTGCCCTATCGTGTACTTGATGCCATGGTAGCGCACTTCATGAATTTCTTTGAAGAAACAAGAGTCATGCCTGTGATCTGGCATCTGTCACTTCTTGTATTTGTGCAGAG GTACAAAACTGAGTTGAGGAAGGAGGATAAAGCTAACTTAAGATCACTTGTTGAAAGGCAAAGACATAGATTG ATTACACCAGACATATTAAGGGAAATTGAAAAGAGCAGAAGTCGTGGGGAAAAGGAGGACGATCCTATGTCAATTG CAAGTCCGCTTTCTGTGATTAATAAAGCAATTGAAGAAGATAGGTTTGATATCCCTGACGTTCCTATGGAGGAGGACTAG